In the Pecten maximus chromosome 5, xPecMax1.1, whole genome shotgun sequence genome, ATCAATGTATGAAGCCTTGATTTGAGTAGTCTTTCATCCCAATATCTCAAATTGGAtttcataaaataattaaaattcaccAAGTGATGATATAATCATGTGTTATGAAATCTATCAATTTTACAGTGGATCATTAATTCATATACAAGAGATAGTATCAGTGGGTAAATTGATAGttgtttataattaatgtaaattttaatttccACAGAATTTTATGACCGAGTGGATGGTGATCTCAGCATGGGTTTTGGAGGTCTGCAGGGTAGAGGTCGCAAGAAGCAAGATCCTCCCATTGAGAGAGACTTATTTTTGTCACTAGAAGAGGTTTTCCATGGTTGCACAAAAAAGATGAAGATTTCAAGAAGGGTGTGTTAAATGGTTTGACATACTTTTTGGTGGGTGTAAACTTACTATTGGTCATAAGACCATTTCTAGTCATTTTAATGTGTTTCCATTGCACATTTAGGTGGTTTTAATGGTATCTCCATGGATAATTTTAATAGGGAGTGTTCATGGTATTTTTAAAAAACTGGCAGTCTGGCAAATAATGGTTAGCAATTGTGGGCAAAATTTTCCAAGATGTTTTATGCATGCAATgatatgaatttttgaattttgtgTCGCAGtcatgtcatgtatatatataatatttacatattttcagGTTATGAATGAGGACGGCCATACTTCAAGCATTAGGGACAAAATTCTGACAATCACAGTAAAAAAGGGATGGAAACCTGGAACAAAAATCACTTTCCCAGAGGAAGGTGACCAGGGACCAAACAATGTACCAGGTAATTATGATGGTTATGTAGTAATTGGAATTCTCTACAATGTGTATGAATTACTTTCAATCTCCAAGACACTAATGTATACCAATCCTTCAAGATATTGTAGTTTGCTTGTCAAGCTGAAATGATCTTTgacaaattttaatattttcgtCTTATGacacttacatatgaaattattttcttttgttatttgtaaaataaattgctttaaaatgtgtatgttCCAGGTTAACCTATTTACCAGCTAGCAAATAGTCTCAATAAAATCTTCTGTTTTCAGCTGACATTGTATTCATCGTAAAAGACAAGCCCCATCCTCGGTTCAGACGTAGTGGAGTAAACCTTGTCCACACAGCCAAAGTACCACTTGGTAAGGCTCTCACAGGGTGTGATGTGGAAATCATCACTCTGGACGAGCGTGTACTACACATCCCCATCAACGACATCATCAAGTAAGTAATTGCctctgtatatattatagtgtAAAGTGCTGATAACTTTATCACATAGGTCTTTAGATGTTCACAAGGTCTGTGACAGCTACACCCtcaaatgtatttctttaaagctttttacaaatttaaaaatcaaaaataataacttgggatataatatacaaataatgtaGTATATTTGATCCAAGTACAGatctatgaaaataaaatataatcacATTGTATTCTAAATGCTGTgatgtttttcatttaaatttggTGCTCTCTATTTACAGCAAGcagtaatgaaatattgataattcattatcaaaaattccttaaaaaaaatttcaacatCTTCCTGAAAACCAAAGTGGCATATACAGCTTAATCAATGgttcaaatattattatcaaaatctattgtttaatgttatGATTATTAACTGTGTTGTAATGTCTATGTGATTTTGTTATTAATACTTTGACTGTCCTGTTCAGGCCTGGATACACAAAGAGAGTCCCTGGAGAAGGAATGCCAATTTCACAAAACCCATCACAGAAGGGAGACCTAGTGATAGAATTTGACATTGAATTTCCTACATCTTTAACACCTGACAGGAAAGATATGATAAGGAGGTCACTTTtacagtagtggtactgtacaAAATCCAACATACCATCGGACAACAAGATTTACAAGAAAAATCAAGTGTGAATTCTGAAATAAGTGCATttggaaaaagaaaatgatacGAAGAGCATCATAAAATGTCGAAATTTTATCAGCTTGTGTTGATCTTCAAACTGTGATAGATgttatttacatcaaatatgttaagcttttaaaaattatatcatGAAAAATATTTGTGAAGTTTACAAGGTATACATAAATTGTTATTACAGCATTTGAAATGCATACCAATTTAAACTTTTCTTTGTCATtcatattatgaaatattattatttctaaaaaTTATTTCAGGTCCTGAAAAGTATCAACAAAGGGGAGACAGATACCTGTGAATTGTGTTGatacttttatattttctaaactTTTGTAAATATCAATTAGAAGCAGATTTCAGCCCTGCCACATATCTGAAATTAATTTTCAGATaaaactgtacatatatttaataatataaaaataaataagtatacaactatgttttgtatattgtatgtatatttaccaatgtttgtatatcaccaACATTTACTCAAACTTTTacaaaaattctgaaaaaatgaaaaatcctAAACAAGAATACTATCTTGCATGATAATAAGATTCACATCAACTTGCCTGGCTAGCTGGCATGCTATAAATCTGAACTTTTACTTGATAGGCTTTACAATCAGATAGCAGGTTGAGTGTAATTAGTTGTGTCGGATATCAAGTTACATTTAATGAGTTAACTTTGTACAAAGTCCATCAACTCATTAAACAGAAACACAATTTGATTTCTGATTGTAATgcctaccaagtttcaaagataTTGATAGAAAAGTGTAAAAGGAGATCTCTGGGAAAGATTCAAGTATTCAATATAAAGAAAGGGCAATTACCTTCtgcaaaaatattgaaatcaaattttgttGGGAAGACCAGTCGAAAAATGTTGGGAGATCTCCAGACCATAACTAAACTGGAATAAACAAAGGACAATGACTTTTgcaaaatatgtcatattgaaAATCTTTTCAAAGAAACACAGCAACATATCAGGATTATAAAACCTACAgagtttcaaagaaattggtcaaaaaatgaacaagaggcccaatgggcctatatcgctcacctggctctacagcaactttgaagttgattgaggtcatttctacagatactatgctgattacctctttattcaaatatagtaatctaggtttattcatattaataaattttctagtccttcattccagcattccaTTGGCCTACtatcaggtctcggaggctcatggctatcgcaaaattattgtttacagatttaagccgatttcacccctgtgaccttgaatgaaggtcaaggtcatttactttaacaaacttggtagcccttcaccccagcatgctacaggcccaatatcaagtccctgggcctcttggttatggagaagtcgtttgaagattatagcctatttgacccctgtgaccttgaatgaaggtcaaggtcatttatttgaacaaacttggtagcccttcaccccagcatgctacagctccaatatcaagtccctgggcctcttggttattgagaagaagtcgtttgaagattatagcctatttgacccatgtgaccttgaatgaaggtcaaggtcatttatttgaacaaactttgtagcccttcacccgagcaagctacaggcccaatatcaagtccctgggcctcttggttatggagaagaagtcgtttgaagattatagcctatttgacccatgtgaccttgaatgaaggtcaaggtcatttactttaacaaacttggtagcccttcaccccagcatgctacaggcccaatatcaagtccctgggcctcttggttatggagaagaagtcgtttgaagattatagcctatttgacccatgtgaccttgaatgaaggtcaaggtcatttatttgaacaaactttgtagcccttcacccaagcatgctacaggcccaatatcaagtccctgggccttttggttattgagaagaagtcgtttgaagattatagcctatttgacccatgtgaccttgaatgaaggtcaaggtcatttatttgaacaaactttgtagcccttcactccagcatgctacagacccaatatcaagtcactgggcctcttggttattgagaagaagtcgtttgaagattatagcctatttgacccatgtgaccttgaatgaaggtcaaggtcatttatttgaacaaactttgtagcccttcacccaagcatgctacaggcccaatatcaagtccctgggccttttggttattgagaagaagttgtttgaagattatagcctatttgacccatgtgacattgaatgaaggtcaaggtcatttatttgaacaaactttgtagcccttcactccagcatgctacatgcccaatatcaagtccctgggcctcttggttattgagaaga is a window encoding:
- the LOC117327275 gene encoding dnaJ homolog subfamily B member 13-like — encoded protein: MGVDYYNILSLSRSATDADIKKQYRKLSLRFHPDRNPGDQAAYDKFKQVAEAYDVLCDPPKRAVYDQFGEEGLKNGVPEGSGETGAWTQGYTFHGNSDKVFRDFFGGDNPYQEFYDRVDGDLSMGFGGLQGRGRKKQDPPIERDLFLSLEEVFHGCTKKMKISRRVMNEDGHTSSIRDKILTITVKKGWKPGTKITFPEEGDQGPNNVPADIVFIVKDKPHPRFRRSGVNLVHTAKVPLGKALTGCDVEIITLDERVLHIPINDIIKPGYTKRVPGEGMPISQNPSQKGDLVIEFDIEFPTSLTPDRKDMIRRSLLQ